The following are encoded in a window of Lacinutrix sp. WUR7 genomic DNA:
- the ruvC gene encoding crossover junction endodeoxyribonuclease RuvC produces the protein MSEERIILGIDPGTTIMGFGLIRVKNKKMEFLQLNELDLKKYKDHYLKLKLIFERTIELIDTHHPDEIAIEAPFFGKNVQSMLKLGRAQGVAMAAGLSREIPITEYLPKKIKMAVTGNGNASKEQVAKMLQSLLGLKTLPKNLDATDGLAAAVCHFYNSGKITVGKSYSGWDAFVKQNEGRVKK, from the coding sequence ATGAGCGAAGAAAGAATTATTTTAGGAATTGATCCAGGAACAACTATCATGGGTTTCGGACTCATTAGAGTGAAGAATAAGAAGATGGAATTCTTGCAATTAAACGAACTAGATTTAAAAAAATACAAGGACCATTATCTAAAACTGAAGCTTATTTTTGAACGTACTATAGAATTAATAGATACACATCATCCAGACGAAATAGCAATTGAAGCACCTTTTTTTGGAAAGAATGTACAAAGTATGCTGAAGCTTGGTCGTGCACAAGGAGTAGCGATGGCAGCAGGACTTTCTCGTGAAATACCAATTACAGAATATCTGCCTAAAAAGATAAAAATGGCAGTTACTGGAAATGGTAATGCTAGTAAAGAACAGGTTGCTAAAATGCTGCAAAGTTTATTGGGTTTAAAAACACTACCTAAAAATCTAGATGCAACAGATGGGTTAGCGGCTGCAGTTTGCCACTTTTATAATTCTGGAAAAATTACGGTAGGTAAAAGCTATTCTGGTTGGGATGCTTTTGTAAAACAGAATGAGGGTCGCGTGAAAAAGTAA
- a CDS encoding response regulator transcription factor encodes MQEIINILMTDDHPMIIEGYQNTLLATKKETQELHIDIANTCDQSIALMQKSIENENPYNILFMDISLPPSSDGKITSGEDLSKYARTILPEAKIIILTMFNEPYRIHNIIKEIKPEGFVIKSDLTSRELASAFQAVINNPPFYSTTVTKYLKTALDSEIEIDDIDRKILYLLSQGIRTKSLTKHLGVSTSSIEKRKKNLKELFCITDSQDESLLNEARKKGFL; translated from the coding sequence ATGCAAGAAATAATTAATATATTAATGACAGATGACCATCCTATGATTATAGAAGGTTATCAAAATACACTTTTAGCAACCAAAAAGGAAACACAAGAATTACACATAGATATTGCAAATACATGTGATCAATCTATAGCATTAATGCAAAAGTCTATTGAGAATGAAAATCCATATAATATTTTATTTATGGATATTAGTTTGCCTCCTTCATCAGACGGAAAAATAACCTCTGGAGAAGACTTATCTAAATATGCTAGAACTATTTTACCTGAAGCTAAAATTATTATTCTAACCATGTTTAATGAACCATATAGAATACATAATATTATTAAAGAAATTAAGCCAGAAGGCTTTGTTATAAAAAGTGATTTAACTTCTAGAGAACTAGCTAGTGCATTTCAAGCAGTTATAAATAATCCTCCGTTTTATAGCACAACGGTTACTAAATATCTTAAAACGGCTTTAGATTCTGAAATTGAAATAGATGATATTGATAGAAAAATATTATACTTATTATCTCAAGGTATTAGAACAAAAAGTTTAACGAAACATTTAGGAGTATCTACAAGCTCCATAGAAAAGAGGAAAAAGAATTTAAAAGAGCTTTTTTGTATAACAGATAGTCAAGATGAATCATTACTAAATGAGGCAAGAAAAAAGGGTTTTCTTTAA
- a CDS encoding Bax inhibitor-1/YccA family protein has translation MRLDKTSNPAFSNYFWDDKKSSSAKMTVSGIIIKSLLCIAIIAAITVYVWSLYSSGFDIEWFLYGGIISSIIISVIISYKHDWASFLVPLYAIAKGCFLGGLSSFAHAKFPNMPYQAIGVTIITFFTILFLYQTRIIVVTQKLKSIIITAASSIFLVYIISWILGFFGIQSFIWGTSLVAIAFNVIAAVVASLTLLLDFQYIEKQKGKAPKSKEWLATWGLLVSLVWLYVEILRLMKKLAIRY, from the coding sequence ATGCGTTTAGATAAAACATCGAATCCTGCTTTTTCAAATTATTTTTGGGATGATAAAAAGTCTTCTTCTGCAAAAATGACGGTTTCGGGTATTATTATAAAATCGCTTTTGTGTATTGCTATTATTGCTGCAATAACAGTTTATGTATGGAGTCTTTACAGTTCTGGATTTGATATTGAATGGTTTCTTTATGGCGGAATTATTTCGTCTATTATAATCAGCGTTATTATATCCTACAAACATGATTGGGCATCCTTTTTAGTGCCTTTATATGCCATTGCTAAAGGATGTTTTCTAGGAGGATTAAGTAGTTTCGCACATGCTAAATTTCCCAACATGCCTTACCAAGCTATTGGTGTTACTATCATTACTTTTTTCACCATACTTTTTCTGTATCAAACTAGAATTATTGTGGTAACTCAAAAACTAAAAAGCATCATTATTACTGCTGCTTCCAGCATCTTTTTAGTGTATATTATTTCGTGGATTTTAGGTTTTTTCGGAATCCAATCTTTTATTTGGGGAACCTCTTTAGTAGCTATTGCATTCAACGTAATTGCAGCAGTGGTGGCATCCTTAACCTTACTTTTAGATTTTCAATATATAGAAAAACAAAAAGGGAAAGCGCCTAAAAGCAAAGAATGGTTGGCTACTTGGGGCCTTTTGGTTTCTTTGGTTTGGTTGTATGTAGAAATTTTAAGACTGATGAAAAAATTGGCGATTCGCTATTAA
- a CDS encoding outer membrane beta-barrel protein, protein MTIPFKTFKSSIFFFLLSFIAVSGFSQSETSTWKAQFAVGINSPSQTAFVSTFEAKPINFPTVHIGLQRMFSRNLGAKIDFGYNRLSNASNSPEFKVNYSRVNLQAVYDLEGLIRLPQNYAIMAHAGPGFTFVKPLGDYTDNKESFLNAMAGLEFHYGISQSLSLFLDTSYIFAFSSDYDNVSDGFGTFNGNLVTATIGISISLSGCYYCE, encoded by the coding sequence ATGACGATACCATTTAAAACATTTAAGTCCTCCATATTTTTTTTTCTATTAAGTTTCATTGCTGTTTCCGGATTTTCGCAAAGCGAAACGAGTACCTGGAAAGCACAATTTGCTGTAGGAATTAATAGTCCGAGTCAAACTGCATTTGTTTCTACTTTTGAAGCAAAACCAATAAATTTCCCAACTGTTCATATTGGACTACAACGTATGTTTAGTAGAAATTTAGGAGCGAAAATAGATTTTGGTTATAATAGACTTTCCAATGCAAGTAATTCACCAGAATTTAAAGTCAATTATTCTAGAGTAAATTTACAAGCGGTTTATGATCTAGAAGGTTTAATACGATTACCTCAAAACTATGCTATCATGGCGCATGCTGGACCCGGATTTACTTTTGTAAAACCATTAGGTGATTATACAGATAATAAAGAATCCTTTTTAAATGCAATGGCTGGTTTGGAGTTTCATTACGGAATTTCACAAAGCCTTTCCCTATTTTTAGATACTTCGTATATCTTTGCATTTAGTAGTGATTATGATAATGTTTCAGACGGATTTGGAACTTTTAACGGAAACCTTGTAACAGCAACCATAGGTATTTCTATTTCATTAAGCGGTTGTTACTATTGCGAATAA
- a CDS encoding energy transducer TonB, with the protein MKKTSSEAILQEELQTFNWNEVDVYPSFETCNTSAEKEDKKKCFQNTLTEAIYKSLAAEKIVVTQDIQDTILVHFQISETGELHLMDAKIDSLTIVEIPNMEILLHQSLDFLPEIYPAIKRGQQVKTQFTLPISIQVD; encoded by the coding sequence GTGAAGAAAACATCTTCCGAAGCGATTCTTCAAGAAGAATTGCAAACATTTAATTGGAATGAAGTTGATGTTTATCCAAGTTTTGAAACATGTAATACTTCCGCAGAAAAAGAGGATAAGAAAAAGTGCTTTCAAAATACCTTAACGGAAGCTATTTATAAAAGTTTAGCAGCAGAAAAAATAGTGGTCACTCAAGATATTCAAGATACTATTTTAGTGCATTTTCAAATATCGGAAACAGGAGAGTTACATCTTATGGATGCTAAAATTGATTCTTTAACTATTGTAGAAATTCCGAATATGGAAATTTTATTACACCAAAGCTTAGATTTTCTTCCAGAAATATATCCAGCAATTAAAAGAGGACAACAAGTAAAAACACAGTTTACATTGCCTATTAGTATTCAAGTAGATTAA
- a CDS encoding cyclase family protein yields the protein MIATIETNSKKYKIDFSKPLDISIPLIASKNNVNAWYLAEPTIMPVQDEGWTASVKEGASINFNNISFNPHAHGTHTECVGHIVEKVHSVNKGLKKFFFLAEVITVAPEKLGDDFVISKKQIQFALGNKKRKAVVIRTLPNTSEKLSAQYSHTNPPYLLEDAAIYLREKGVEHLLIDLPSVDKEKDEGKLLAHNAFWNTKGKVRLGATITEFIFVPNNVNDGTYFLNLQIAPFENDASPSKPILYALLNE from the coding sequence ATGATAGCAACTATAGAAACCAATTCAAAAAAATATAAGATAGATTTTTCTAAACCTTTAGATATTTCTATTCCTCTAATCGCTTCAAAAAACAATGTAAATGCGTGGTATTTAGCCGAGCCAACTATAATGCCGGTTCAGGACGAGGGCTGGACAGCAAGTGTAAAAGAAGGTGCGAGTATTAATTTTAATAATATATCTTTCAATCCGCATGCACATGGTACACATACCGAATGTGTTGGTCATATTGTGGAAAAAGTACACTCTGTAAATAAAGGTTTAAAGAAGTTTTTCTTTTTAGCGGAAGTCATTACTGTAGCTCCAGAAAAACTAGGTGACGACTTTGTAATCTCTAAAAAGCAGATCCAATTTGCATTAGGAAACAAAAAACGAAAAGCAGTAGTGATACGTACGTTGCCAAATACTAGCGAAAAGTTATCGGCACAATATTCACATACCAATCCACCTTATTTATTAGAAGATGCTGCAATATATTTAAGAGAAAAAGGTGTAGAGCATTTGCTAATAGATTTACCAAGTGTAGATAAAGAAAAAGACGAAGGCAAGCTTTTAGCACATAATGCATTTTGGAATACCAAAGGAAAAGTGCGATTGGGCGCAACAATAACCGAATTTATTTTTGTGCCAAATAATGTAAATGATGGAACGTATTTTCTTAATTTACAGATAGCGCCTTTTGAAAACGATGCTTCACCAAGTAAGCCAATTTTGTACGCACTTTTAAACGAGTAA
- a CDS encoding BlaI/MecI/CopY family transcriptional regulator, with protein MKQLTKAEEDIMQVLWQLEKANVKAIIEVFPEPKPAYNTVSTIVRILESKGFVDYEKIGKGHVYFPLVQQQEYSNQSINKLVDNYFQGSFKSMVSFFMKKNDISLNELESVLKEINKKE; from the coding sequence ATGAAGCAACTTACCAAAGCAGAAGAGGATATTATGCAAGTACTTTGGCAACTAGAAAAAGCCAATGTAAAAGCTATTATAGAAGTATTTCCAGAACCTAAGCCAGCGTACAATACGGTTTCTACTATTGTACGAATTTTAGAAAGCAAAGGCTTTGTAGATTATGAGAAAATTGGAAAAGGACATGTTTACTTTCCCTTAGTACAACAACAGGAGTATAGTAACCAATCTATTAATAAGCTAGTGGATAATTATTTTCAAGGATCTTTTAAAAGTATGGTTTCGTTTTTTATGAAAAAAAATGATATTAGTTTAAATGAACTAGAATCGGTTTTAAAAGAAATCAATAAAAAAGAATAA
- a CDS encoding DUF456 domain-containing protein — MDIFLTLLGFLFIVIGLIGSFLPVLPGPPMSWIGLLLLYLTKAVPNNMWFLIITLVVALIVFALDYIIPALGTKKFGGSKTGMIGTTVGLLISIFFPIFGFFGIIIWPFVGALVGELINKADSKTAIKAAFGSFLGFLTGTFLKFIVAVVYFGFFIMTFWEYKTVIFSF, encoded by the coding sequence ATGGATATATTTTTAACTCTTTTGGGTTTTCTTTTTATAGTTATCGGACTTATAGGTAGTTTTCTTCCCGTGCTTCCTGGTCCGCCAATGAGCTGGATAGGATTACTCCTTTTATACCTAACCAAAGCGGTACCTAATAACATGTGGTTTTTGATAATTACTTTAGTGGTAGCACTTATTGTTTTTGCTTTAGATTATATAATACCTGCACTTGGTACTAAAAAGTTTGGAGGTAGCAAAACGGGTATGATTGGAACCACAGTGGGTTTATTGATTTCTATATTCTTTCCAATATTTGGTTTTTTTGGTATTATTATATGGCCTTTTGTTGGCGCATTAGTAGGCGAGTTAATTAATAAAGCAGATTCTAAAACTGCAATAAAAGCTGCATTTGGTTCCTTTTTAGGTTTTTTAACTGGGACTTTTTTAAAGTTTATTGTTGCGGTAGTTTACTTTGGATTTTTTATTATGACCTTTTGGGAATACAAAACTGTTATTTTTTCTTTTTAA
- the hemW gene encoding radical SAM family heme chaperone HemW, whose translation MSGIYIHIPFCKQACHYCDFHFSTSMKKKDELIDALIIELQLRKNELQDQEVETIYFGGGTPSLLSNEELVLLIESVYTNYKVSANPEITLEANPDDLTEQRIIALSKTPINRLSIGIQSFFEDDLKSMNRAHNAKEAEKCLEFATQYYDNITIDLIYGIPNMSLEKWQANLEKAFRFGINHISSYALTVEPKTALATFIKKGNYPPIDEELALEHFNHLVAETEKQGFVHYEISNFGKLNYFSKHNTSYWQGKTYLGIGPSAHSFHQTKRSWNVSNNSIYIQEIQNNTLPNTVEILSVSDQYNEYVMTGLRTIWGVSLQKVENDFGVDYKKHLLKVSQKYIEEELLVTSSDFDVNQNSIEKLKTTQKGKFLVDGIASQLFVI comes from the coding sequence ATCTCAGGAATCTATATACACATACCATTTTGCAAGCAAGCTTGTCATTATTGCGACTTCCATTTTTCTACTTCTATGAAGAAGAAAGACGAGTTAATAGATGCACTAATTATAGAGTTACAGCTTCGTAAAAACGAATTGCAAGATCAAGAAGTAGAAACTATTTATTTTGGAGGAGGAACACCTTCATTACTTAGCAATGAAGAATTGGTTTTGTTAATAGAATCTGTATATACGAATTATAAAGTATCCGCAAATCCCGAAATTACTTTAGAGGCAAATCCAGACGATTTAACCGAACAACGAATTATCGCATTATCAAAAACGCCAATCAATAGATTAAGCATCGGAATCCAATCTTTTTTTGAAGACGATTTGAAAAGCATGAATCGAGCACATAATGCAAAAGAAGCAGAAAAGTGTTTAGAGTTTGCAACGCAATATTACGATAATATTACTATTGACTTGATTTACGGAATTCCTAATATGAGCCTTGAAAAATGGCAAGCAAACCTGGAAAAAGCATTTCGTTTTGGGATAAACCATATTTCAAGCTATGCCCTAACTGTAGAACCTAAAACAGCCTTGGCTACTTTTATTAAAAAAGGAAATTATCCACCAATAGATGAAGAGCTCGCATTAGAACATTTTAATCATTTGGTTGCAGAAACCGAAAAGCAAGGTTTTGTACATTATGAAATTTCAAATTTTGGAAAGCTTAACTATTTTTCAAAACATAATACTAGTTATTGGCAAGGCAAAACCTATTTAGGTATCGGACCTTCGGCACATTCGTTTCATCAAACAAAACGTAGTTGGAATGTTTCCAATAACAGTATATACATCCAAGAAATACAAAATAATACGCTTCCAAATACGGTAGAAATCTTAAGTGTTTCAGATCAATATAACGAATATGTAATGACTGGATTACGTACTATTTGGGGTGTTTCCTTGCAAAAAGTAGAAAATGATTTCGGAGTAGATTATAAAAAGCATTTGTTGAAAGTTTCACAAAAATACATAGAGGAAGAATTGCTTGTCACTTCGAGTGATTTTGATGTGAATCAAAATAGTATCGAGAAGTTAAAAACAACACAAAAAGGTAAATTTTTAGTCGACGGAATTGCGTCTCAACTCTTCGTGATTTAG
- a CDS encoding M56 family metallopeptidase, which produces MLHYIIQTIAFQCFFLLLYDVFLKRETFFNWNRCYLLGTAFLSLIIPFIKIESLKTVVPKNYMIWLPEVVLGNQNNTLIQQEIPVVILSNIESVWTWTHLMYLGITISSMFFVYKIFKIMYLILTNPKRKKGNITLISLLNKEDAFSFFHYVFIGNSIPQKERETILIHEMVHVQQKHTLDLLFFEVLRILFWFNPLVYMYQNRIASLHEFIADEKSIKQQSKKAYYENLLGQVFQVKQISFINPFFKQSLIKKRIVMLNKSKSKKTNLVKYVFLLPIIAGMLVYTSCSQEENAVNTDQDFDQVVEKFRNQLQTENSTLSKEERIELAEYIIDELKANVEDNGKTSSGSITASSFNSSDEVSFSEIENVPVFPGCEGEIDNKERKKCMALEISKFVNQNFNVNLANDLGLEAGKHRISVQFKVDEKGNVVEVKARAPHAKLEQEAIRIVSLLPKMKPGMHLGKAVTVPYGFPIQFQIKE; this is translated from the coding sequence ATGCTACACTATATTATACAAACCATAGCGTTTCAATGTTTCTTTTTACTTTTATATGATGTGTTTTTAAAAAGAGAAACCTTTTTTAATTGGAATAGATGCTACCTTCTTGGTACCGCTTTTTTATCCTTAATTATTCCTTTTATTAAAATTGAAAGCCTAAAAACGGTGGTTCCAAAAAACTATATGATTTGGCTACCAGAAGTGGTTTTAGGAAATCAAAATAATACTCTGATACAACAAGAAATTCCTGTTGTAATCTTGTCGAATATTGAAAGTGTATGGACTTGGACTCATCTTATGTATTTAGGAATTACCATTTCAAGTATGTTTTTTGTGTATAAGATTTTTAAAATTATGTATTTAATTCTTACAAACCCAAAGCGCAAGAAAGGAAACATTACACTAATTAGTTTATTAAATAAAGAAGATGCTTTTTCCTTTTTTCATTATGTATTTATAGGAAATAGTATTCCGCAAAAAGAAAGAGAAACCATTTTAATTCATGAGATGGTGCATGTACAACAAAAACACACTTTAGATTTATTGTTTTTTGAAGTATTGCGTATCCTATTTTGGTTTAATCCTTTAGTATATATGTATCAAAATAGGATAGCGAGTTTGCATGAATTTATTGCCGACGAAAAATCTATAAAACAACAAAGTAAGAAAGCATATTATGAAAACTTGTTAGGGCAAGTCTTTCAAGTAAAACAAATTTCATTCATCAATCCATTTTTTAAACAATCATTAATCAAAAAACGAATCGTTATGTTAAACAAATCAAAATCAAAAAAAACGAACCTAGTTAAGTATGTGTTTTTATTACCAATAATTGCAGGTATGTTAGTGTATACATCTTGTTCGCAAGAAGAAAACGCTGTAAATACAGATCAAGATTTTGACCAAGTTGTCGAAAAATTTAGAAACCAATTACAAACAGAAAATAGTACACTAAGCAAAGAAGAACGTATAGAGTTGGCAGAATACATTATTGACGAACTTAAAGCGAATGTAGAAGACAATGGTAAAACAAGCTCGGGAAGCATTACTGCATCTAGTTTTAATAGTAGTGATGAAGTGTCTTTTTCTGAAATTGAAAACGTACCTGTCTTTCCAGGATGTGAAGGCGAAATAGATAATAAAGAAAGAAAGAAATGTATGGCTTTGGAAATAAGCAAATTTGTAAATCAAAATTTCAATGTAAATTTAGCAAATGATTTAGGTTTAGAAGCTGGAAAACATAGAATTAGCGTTCAGTTTAAAGTAGATGAAAAGGGAAATGTAGTAGAAGTGAAAGCAAGAGCGCCACATGCAAAATTAGAGCAAGAAGCAATACGAATTGTAAGCTTATTGCCTAAAATGAAACCGGGAATGCATCTTGGAAAAGCGGTAACTGTGCCTTACGGATTTCCAATTCAGTTTCAAATAAAGGAGTAG
- a CDS encoding lysylphosphatidylglycerol synthase domain-containing protein, with the protein MYRALPYKTKQFFFVLIKLSIVIGAFYFIYNKLTTNNDLDFTEFIEFLHKNNVFSLKNVIFLIFLSLFNWFLEILKWQELVSSIKKISFFEAQKQSLGALTASLLTPNRIGDYGAKALYFSASYRKRIVLLNFIGNMMQMAITVLFGVFGLYFFITEYQVDFSFLRVSRFLIIISVVSILSIFGLKQKRFKIKGFSIEKVIDFIKNLAIRIKVSTFVLSLLRYLTFSFQFYFLLGIFGIEVSYFHAMVAITSMYLLASVIPSIFIFDVLIKGSVAMYIFTIVGVNEFTILSIVLLMWILNFVLPSILGSFYVLTFTLPKNKTA; encoded by the coding sequence ATGTATAGAGCACTACCTTACAAAACTAAACAATTCTTTTTTGTACTTATTAAATTAAGTATTGTAATTGGTGCTTTTTATTTTATTTATAATAAACTGACCACAAACAACGATTTAGATTTTACCGAATTCATTGAATTTCTGCACAAAAACAATGTTTTTTCTTTAAAAAACGTTATTTTTCTTATTTTTTTAAGCCTTTTTAATTGGTTTTTAGAAATATTAAAATGGCAAGAATTAGTATCTTCTATAAAAAAAATATCTTTTTTTGAAGCCCAAAAACAAAGTTTAGGCGCTTTGACTGCTTCACTTTTAACACCAAACAGGATAGGAGATTATGGAGCTAAAGCTTTGTATTTCTCCGCTAGTTATAGAAAACGCATCGTGCTTTTAAACTTCATTGGCAATATGATGCAAATGGCAATTACAGTGCTTTTTGGCGTTTTTGGTTTATATTTTTTTATCACCGAATATCAGGTAGATTTTAGTTTTTTACGTGTATCTAGATTCTTAATCATTATTTCGGTTGTTTCTATATTATCAATTTTCGGGTTAAAACAAAAACGATTTAAAATAAAAGGTTTTTCTATCGAAAAAGTAATCGACTTCATTAAAAACCTTGCTATAAGAATTAAGGTTTCGACTTTTGTTTTATCGCTTTTAAGATACTTGACTTTCTCGTTTCAGTTTTACTTTTTACTCGGTATTTTCGGTATTGAAGTTTCTTATTTTCATGCCATGGTTGCCATAACAAGTATGTATTTACTAGCATCTGTAATCCCTTCCATATTTATTTTTGATGTATTAATTAAAGGTAGCGTGGCTATGTATATTTTCACCATTGTAGGCGTAAATGAATTTACCATTTTAAGTATTGTACTACTTATGTGGATTTTAAATTTTGTTTTACCAAGCATACTTGGAAGCTTCTATGTGCTTACCTTTACCCTACCAAAAAACAAAACAGCATGA
- a CDS encoding glycosyltransferase encodes MMILIFVGITLAYLFLIGSLAFGFDKVKPFPLEEVEAKTTFSVIIPFRNEAENLPELLKSIAALHYPKHLFEVILVDDASEDNSVSVIKTDKFTTTNIKIINNKRESNSPKKDAITSAIQLAKHDWIVTTDADCVLPKFWLDTFDAFIQKNAANFIVAPVTYSNVHSFLDRFQLLDFLSLQGATIGGFGMQKPFLCNGANLAYKKSFFKAAHGFQGNNNIASGDDIFLLEKALKQDAKQVHYLKSKHAIVTTEAEKTTTDLISQRVRWASKSANYKNNFAKVVGLIVLLMNASLICGLTLSIVGVFNFNMLVYLFLIKCSIDFLLLFKTVRFYQQESYLASFIFSCLLYPFFSVYVVFISIFSNYKWKGRAFSK; translated from the coding sequence ATGATGATTTTAATTTTTGTTGGCATCACGCTTGCGTACTTATTTTTAATAGGAAGTTTGGCCTTTGGTTTTGATAAAGTGAAGCCTTTTCCTTTAGAAGAGGTAGAAGCAAAGACAACGTTTTCTGTGATTATTCCGTTTAGGAATGAAGCGGAAAATCTACCCGAGCTTTTAAAATCTATTGCTGCTTTACACTACCCAAAACATTTATTTGAAGTTATTTTGGTGGATGATGCTTCTGAAGATAATTCGGTTTCGGTTATTAAAACAGATAAATTCACTACAACTAACATAAAAATTATTAATAATAAGCGGGAAAGTAATTCGCCAAAAAAAGATGCCATTACTTCGGCAATACAATTGGCTAAGCACGATTGGATTGTTACTACAGATGCCGATTGCGTTTTACCTAAGTTCTGGCTAGATACTTTTGATGCTTTTATTCAAAAAAATGCTGCCAACTTTATTGTTGCTCCAGTTACCTATAGTAATGTGCATTCGTTTTTAGATCGTTTTCAATTATTAGATTTTTTAAGCCTGCAAGGTGCTACTATTGGCGGATTTGGTATGCAAAAACCCTTTTTATGTAATGGCGCAAATCTAGCATATAAAAAAAGTTTTTTCAAAGCGGCTCACGGATTTCAAGGAAACAATAATATTGCAAGTGGAGATGACATTTTCTTATTAGAAAAGGCTTTAAAACAAGATGCTAAGCAAGTACACTATTTAAAAAGCAAACATGCAATTGTAACTACAGAAGCAGAAAAAACAACTACCGATTTAATTTCGCAACGGGTACGTTGGGCTTCCAAATCTGCGAACTATAAAAATAACTTTGCCAAGGTAGTTGGTCTTATCGTTTTATTAATGAATGCATCTCTTATTTGCGGATTAACACTTAGTATTGTTGGTGTTTTCAACTTTAATATGCTTGTATATCTGTTTTTAATAAAGTGCAGTATTGATTTCTTACTGTTGTTTAAAACAGTTCGTTTTTACCAGCAAGAATCCTATTTAGCATCCTTTATTTTTAGTTGTTTACTTTACCCTTTTTTTAGTGTTTACGTTGTTTTTATTTCGATTTTTTCTAATTATAAATGGAAAGGAAGAGCATTTAGCAAATAA